One Chiloscyllium punctatum isolate Juve2018m chromosome 33, sChiPun1.3, whole genome shotgun sequence DNA segment encodes these proteins:
- the LOC140458412 gene encoding uncharacterized protein: MAYEEGDSRSCAVRGCTNTHSGLSQWREAPCEQHRPQLHRECPCLEPFCFYNFPSGVDERGRWVQALRGRGLKLVSGPDPGPGAAVCSLHLEEGTLLLGLGLRKKSRAEILLLPKAPTWEEEDEEAAEERRVRETRVTRARKKQQQRHDEPRPWLPPSPLPPSGSWEQAAVQAIMRLRCSSSQRVARTLIACLKGENDHLRQRSRQLEAALEATSRQLERLQRECRCRDRGAEPGPSQSAEPLEAVPGNEVTVG; the protein is encoded by the coding sequence ATGGCCTATGAAGAGGGTGACAGCCGGAGCTGCGCTGTCCGCGGCTGCACTAATACCCACAGCGGCCTGAGCCAGTGGAGGGAGGCGCCCTGCGAGCAGCACCGGCCGCAGCTCCACCGCGAGTGCCCCTGCCTCGAGCCCTTCTGCTTCTACAACTTCCCGAGCGGCGTCGACGAGCGGGGCCGGTGGGTGCAGGCCTTGAGGGGCCGCGGTCTGAAGCTGGTGTCCGGCCCCGACCCGGGGCCTGGGGCCGCCGTCTGCTCCCTGCACCTGGAGGAAGGGACCCTGCTGCTGGGCCTCGGCCTCCGCAAGAAGTCGCGGGCTGAGATCCTGCTGCTGCCCAAGGCCCCGACCTGGGAGGAGGAGGACGAGGAGGCGGCCGAGGAGCGGCGGGTCCGGGAGACCCGGGTCACCAGGGCACGCAAGAAGCAGCAGCAGCGGCACGACGAGCCGAGGCCCTGGCTGCCGCCGTCGCCCCTACCCCCCAGCGGCTCCTGGGAGCAGGCGGCCGTCCAGGCCATCATGCGGCTCCGCTGCAGCTCCAGCCAGAGGGTGGCCCGGACCCTCATCGCCTGCCTCAAGGGAGAGAACGACCACCTCCGGCAGCGGAGCCGCCAGCTCGAGGCCGCCCTGGAGGCCACGTCCCGGCAACTGGAGCGGCTGCAGCGGGAGTGCCGCTGCCGGGACAGGGGGGCTGAGCCGGGGCCATCTCAGAGCGCCGAGCCGCTGGAGGCTGTGCCGGGCAACGAGGTGACAGTTGGCTGA